The genomic window ACCACGAGACGGTCTATCCGCATACCGGGGAGCGGGCATCGGCAAAGGCCGCCGAGCGGCTGCGGGACCTGGTCGCAGGTTTTGGCATCGAGGCCGTGGCAATTGGCAACGGCACCGCGGGCAGGGAAACCGAAGCCTTCGTGCGGGGCCTTGGCCTTCCGACCGCCGTTCAGATCATCATGGTGGCCGAAAGCGGGGCCTCCGTCTATTCCGCTTCCGCCGTCGCCCGCGAGGAATTCCCGGACCAGGACGTGACGGTACGGGGTTCCGTTTCCATCGGCAGGCGGCTGACGGACCCGCTGGCCGAACTGGTCAAGATCGACCCGAAAGCCATCGGCGTCGGCCAGTACCAGCACGACGTCGATCAAAGCGAGCTGAAAAAGAGCCTGGACGATGTGGTGATGAGCTGCGTGAACGCGGTGGGAGTCGAGGTCAATACGGCGAGCCCGCAACTGCTGACCTATGTTTCCGGGCTGGGACCTCAATTGGCCCGAAGCGTGGTCGCGCACCGGGACCGAAACGGTCCGTTCCGTTCGCGCAACGAATTGAAAAAAGTCGCGCGGCTCGGCCCCAAGGCGTTCCAGCAGGCAGCCGGCTTCCTGCGGGTCCGCGGCTCCGAAAATCCTCTCGACGCCAGTGCCGTCCACCCGGAATCCTATCACATCGTGGAAGCCATGGCGCGTGACCTGGGTTGTTCCGTGACCGACCTGATGCGCGACGCGGACCTGCGCAAACGGATCGACCCGGCCCGGTACGTTACCGCTCACGTCGGCCTCCCGACCCTTCTGGATATCCTGTCCGAACTGGCCAAGCCGGGCCGCGACCCGCGCGCCACGTTCGAATCCTTTTCCTTCGCCCAGGGAATCGAAAAACCCGAAGACCTCCGGGCCGGCATGAAACTGCCCGGCATCGTCACCAATGTCACCGCCTTCGGCGCCTTTGTCGACATCGGGGTTCACAGGGACGGCCTGGTTCACGTGAGCGAGCTTTCCGATTGCTTTGTGAAGGATCCGCGGCAGGTGGTCCGCGTTCAGCAGCGCGTCACCGTCACGGTCCTGGATGTGGACCTCGAAAGAGGCCGTATCTCCCTTTCCATGAAGGAAGGCCGCCCGCCCGGAGCCGAATCGAAAAAGACCAAGGCACGGGGGGACCGGCCCGTGAAGAATCACTCGCCGGAAGGCGCCGCGCATCATGGACCGACACCTCCACCCGCGAAGGGAGGCCGTTTCAACAATCCGTTCGAAAAGGCTTTCAAGAAAGCGTAACCCCAACAGGGTCAGGCGTGCCATGCCGCAATCCGTGCGGAAACAGAGGGGGTCACATCGGCGGGTGCCGGGTTTGTTGCCGTTTTCCCGGCGCCTCACGCCCTGCGCCGCAATGACGATAAGGTTTCCGTGTTCCGGCGTGAGTTTCCGCCTCATGGCGTATCCCGGCATGGACCGCCGAATTTCCGTGGATCATTCGTCAGCGGCCCGTGGAACCGGGAGGACGGAATGGGAATACGGCAAGCTTGACCCGAAAAGAGAGCATCGATGAAAAAGTTCGGCCTTGCGCTGGGAGGCGGAGGCGCCAAAGGGATCTGCCATATTGCGTTCCTGAAAGTCATCGACGAACTGGGGATAACGCCGGCCGTTATTTCCGGTACCAGCATCGGCGCCATCATCGGTGGGTTCTACTCGGCGGGCGTGTCGGGGCTGGAAATCGAACAGGAGCTGGAAGATCTCGGCTTGCTGGATGTGTACCGGATGGCGATGGATTTTTCCGTGTTCAGCCAGTCGGCCATTCTGAAAGGCAAGGGCGTCGAAGAGTACCTCATGAAAAAGATCCCTGTCGGGACCTTCGAAGAGCTGTCCCTTCCTTTGAAGGTCGTGGCCACCGACTTCTGGAACCGTCGGCAGGTCGTTTTCGAGAGCGGCGACCTGGGCACCGCCCTGCGGGCGTCGATGGCCATGCCCGGGATTTTCGAGCCGGTGGTCATGGACCGAACGGTCCTCGTCGACGGCGGGGCCGTGAATCCCCTGCCCTACGACCTCATCCAGCCGGAATGCGATTTCACCATCGCCATCGACGTTTCCGGGGAGAAAGCCTATTCCGAGGACGACCCGGTGCCCAACATGGTGGAAAATATCCTGTCCACCTTTCAGATC from Syntrophobacter fumaroxidans MPOB includes these protein-coding regions:
- a CDS encoding Tex family protein → MNEQHILLIAGELGLPEHRIRAAVELLGEGATVPFIARYRKEATGSLDEMEIAAIRDRLAQLDALDKRRATVLKSLEEQEKLTEELRKAVLEAGSLSALEDLYLPFRPKRRTRATVARERGLEPLADLIFAQNDSTDPVAEAERFVDPDRQVVCADDALAGARDIVAERINENAGARARLRELFAGRGTTRARVVPGKEGEGIRYRDYYDWEEPVADAPSHRVLAVLRGEKEGFLTLHIAPLETEALSILESLFVRGDSPASRQVAAAAADGYKRLLAPSLETEARQLSKERADREAIRVFADNLRHLLMAPPLGARNVLAVDPGFRTGCKVVCLDPQGKLIHHETVYPHTGERASAKAAERLRDLVAGFGIEAVAIGNGTAGRETEAFVRGLGLPTAVQIIMVAESGASVYSASAVAREEFPDQDVTVRGSVSIGRRLTDPLAELVKIDPKAIGVGQYQHDVDQSELKKSLDDVVMSCVNAVGVEVNTASPQLLTYVSGLGPQLARSVVAHRDRNGPFRSRNELKKVARLGPKAFQQAAGFLRVRGSENPLDASAVHPESYHIVEAMARDLGCSVTDLMRDADLRKRIDPARYVTAHVGLPTLLDILSELAKPGRDPRATFESFSFAQGIEKPEDLRAGMKLPGIVTNVTAFGAFVDIGVHRDGLVHVSELSDCFVKDPRQVVRVQQRVTVTVLDVDLERGRISLSMKEGRPPGAESKKTKARGDRPVKNHSPEGAAHHGPTPPPAKGGRFNNPFEKAFKKA
- a CDS encoding patatin-like phospholipase family protein; the protein is MKKFGLALGGGGAKGICHIAFLKVIDELGITPAVISGTSIGAIIGGFYSAGVSGLEIEQELEDLGLLDVYRMAMDFSVFSQSAILKGKGVEEYLMKKIPVGTFEELSLPLKVVATDFWNRRQVVFESGDLGTALRASMAMPGIFEPVVMDRTVLVDGGAVNPLPYDLIQPECDFTIAIDVSGEKAYSEDDPVPNMVENILSTFQIMQAAILKAKMKLSPPDLYVKPSLTNIRVLDFHRHKEILDGVREDAAEFRMSLEKLMDKA